From Cyclopterus lumpus isolate fCycLum1 chromosome 4, fCycLum1.pri, whole genome shotgun sequence, a single genomic window includes:
- the LOC117729407 gene encoding tropomyosin alpha-1 chain-like gives MEAIKKKMQMLKLDKENAIDRAEQAETDKKAAEEKCKQLEDELMDLQKKMKQTEDELDKFSEGLKDAQEKLELSEKTAADLFRTRGGKSDRGRLNQQMQIDREGFSSSP, from the exons ATGGAGGCCATCAAGAAGAAGATGCAGATGCTGAAGCTGGACAAGGAGAACGCCATAGACCGGGCCGAGCAGGCAGAGACGGACAAGAAGGCAGCAGAGGAAAAGTGCAAGCAG CTGGAGGATGAGCTGATGGACCTCCAGAAGAAGATGAAGCAGACAGAGGACGAACTGGACAAATTCTCAGAGGGCCTGAAAGATGCTCAGGAGAAACTGGAACTGTCTGAGAAGACAGCGGCAGAC CTTTTCCGGACGCGAGGGGGCAAATCAGACAGAGGGAGGCTCAATCAACAGATGCAGATTGATCGAGAGGGATTTTCTTCTTCACCGTGA